Proteins encoded within one genomic window of Halocatena marina:
- a CDS encoding ABC transporter ATP-binding protein, producing MARISINNVTKRFGTGDGQIIAVDDVSIDILDGEFVVFVGPSGSGKSTLLRTVAGLEQQSEGDVIIGDTIVNELGPRARDIAMVFQNYALYPNMTVEGNMSFGLKMSTDYSSEEIETRVRSTAEMMGIDNLLDNTPGEMSGGQQQRVALGRAIVRDPNVFLMDEPLSNLDAKLRAEMRTEINRLQNELDVTTLYVTHDQTEAMTMGDRLVILDQGELQQAGTPLECFYKPTNIFVAGFLGSPSMNFFEAIRADTALEADGFDYDLPERLHASAKGHERVTLGVRPEDIDVLEDTESGNDICCTVDVVEPMGSINYLYLKPIEQSSDETFVVEIDGQRPIKEGEELYARVSADVVYLFDTETGEAIHHRSLASEVETELSERRTNVSVTSEG from the coding sequence ATGGCACGGATCAGCATTAACAACGTCACGAAGCGCTTTGGAACAGGCGACGGTCAGATCATTGCTGTTGACGATGTTTCGATAGACATTCTTGATGGAGAGTTCGTCGTCTTCGTTGGCCCGTCGGGAAGTGGCAAGTCGACGTTGCTCCGAACCGTTGCTGGGCTCGAACAGCAAAGCGAGGGCGATGTAATCATCGGGGACACCATCGTCAACGAACTCGGCCCTCGTGCTCGAGACATTGCAATGGTGTTTCAAAATTACGCGCTGTATCCAAACATGACCGTCGAGGGGAACATGTCCTTCGGGTTGAAGATGTCGACTGATTACTCCTCTGAAGAGATCGAAACGCGCGTCAGGAGCACCGCAGAAATGATGGGTATCGACAATCTGCTGGACAACACGCCTGGTGAGATGTCCGGTGGCCAGCAACAGCGGGTCGCACTCGGGCGCGCGATCGTTCGTGATCCCAACGTCTTCTTGATGGACGAACCCCTCTCGAACCTCGATGCAAAACTGCGTGCCGAAATGCGTACGGAGATCAATCGTCTCCAAAACGAACTCGACGTGACGACGCTGTACGTTACGCACGATCAGACGGAAGCGATGACGATGGGAGATCGACTCGTCATCCTTGATCAGGGCGAACTCCAACAGGCAGGAACCCCGCTCGAATGCTTCTACAAACCAACCAACATCTTCGTCGCTGGCTTTCTCGGTTCGCCATCGATGAACTTCTTCGAAGCTATCCGAGCGGACACAGCGCTCGAAGCTGACGGATTCGACTACGACCTCCCCGAGAGGCTCCATGCGTCCGCTAAAGGACACGAACGCGTAACACTCGGTGTTCGCCCAGAGGATATAGACGTCCTCGAAGACACAGAGAGTGGCAACGACATTTGCTGTACTGTCGATGTTGTCGAACCGATGGGGAGTATCAACTATCTGTATCTGAAGCCGATTGAGCAATCGAGCGACGAGACGTTTGTCGTTGAAATCGATGGCCAGCGTCCAATCAAAGAGGGTGAGGAGCTGTATGCTCGTGTCTCCGCGGACGTAGTGTATCTCTTCGATACCGAGACAGGTGAGGCGATTCATCATCGAAGCCTCGCTTCAGAGGTCGAAACCGAACTCTCCGAACGGCGGACTAACGTCAGTGTAACATCCGAGGGATAG
- a CDS encoding carbohydrate ABC transporter permease yields MATTTDPKHPSRRFSKETRKQLAAIGRHTVLLIWSFIVLFPLYWIVSMSLKPPREAISLPPDWVFLPTVYNYIQLAAESSYVSAFVNSLVMVVSSVILVLLIGVPAAYILSRYDVPKQRDVLVWILSSRMLPPIAVVIPFFVIFRALNLYDTRIGMVLMYITINISLVVWVMKAFFDGIPETLEEAARVDGATHFQAFLRVTLPSAKPGIISVAIISFIFAWIELLFGLVLTNNRAVTVSMQVYQFIGVRQIEWSLLAAATTVIIIPVLLFVVAVNKYLAAGLSFGVVIKE; encoded by the coding sequence ATGGCGACGACCACCGATCCGAAACACCCGTCTCGACGCTTCTCAAAAGAAACACGGAAACAGCTCGCTGCCATCGGTCGTCACACTGTTCTTCTGATCTGGTCGTTTATTGTGTTGTTCCCGTTGTACTGGATTGTCTCGATGTCACTGAAGCCTCCACGGGAGGCGATCTCGCTGCCACCTGATTGGGTTTTCTTGCCGACAGTGTACAACTACATTCAGCTCGCAGCGGAATCGAGCTACGTCTCGGCGTTCGTCAACAGCCTCGTCATGGTGGTCTCGTCGGTTATTCTCGTCTTGCTCATCGGCGTGCCTGCGGCGTACATTCTCTCGCGGTATGATGTGCCCAAACAGCGAGACGTGCTCGTATGGATCCTCTCCTCACGGATGCTCCCACCCATCGCTGTTGTGATTCCGTTCTTTGTCATTTTCCGGGCGCTGAACCTCTATGACACGCGAATTGGAATGGTGTTGATGTACATCACTATCAACATCTCGCTCGTCGTTTGGGTGATGAAGGCGTTTTTCGACGGCATTCCAGAGACGCTGGAGGAGGCTGCACGCGTCGATGGGGCGACTCACTTCCAAGCGTTCTTGCGAGTTACCCTCCCATCAGCCAAACCTGGCATCATCTCGGTCGCCATCATCAGCTTCATCTTCGCGTGGATTGAGTTACTGTTCGGACTTGTACTGACGAACAACCGTGCAGTGACCGTGTCGATGCAGGTCTATCAGTTCATTGGAGTTCGACAGATCGAATGGAGCCTGCTCGCAGCCGCCACGACGGTCATCATTATTCCAGTGTTGTTGTTTGTCGTTGCAGTTAACAAGTACCTCGCTGCCGGACTCAGCTTCGGCGTGGTGATTAAAGAATGA
- a CDS encoding carbohydrate ABC transporter permease produces MNTPTQSEVRQGISVARLRALWNDYLPYWFMTPMVLMMLLVTIFPGIYDLYLSLVHYDLSSPSTMGSFAGLSNFETAFVSGDAVHSFAITIAFVAGALVLETCLGFILAALVTGVRSERMQTFYRVTFILPMAVAPVSLATIFRIMLNTEVGVIPYLIQTYTPFVAPNFLSDIPLLTVITIDTWNWTPFMFIIFYAGLSSIPDTLVEASQVDGAPLWRRYVHVIIPYMKPVLFVAILIRLIDLLRTFGLVFSLTRGGPGSATKLVSINIFETGFKFVDLGVASAIAIVYLICIVALCNVLIAVIGFEGVWD; encoded by the coding sequence ATGAATACACCAACACAGTCGGAGGTCCGGCAGGGAATAAGCGTTGCGCGTCTCCGAGCGCTGTGGAACGACTATCTCCCGTACTGGTTCATGACGCCGATGGTGCTCATGATGCTACTCGTTACCATCTTCCCAGGCATCTACGACCTCTATCTCAGCCTCGTTCACTACGACTTGTCGAGTCCATCGACAATGGGATCATTCGCCGGGCTCAGTAACTTCGAGACAGCGTTTGTCAGTGGCGATGCCGTCCATTCGTTCGCCATCACGATCGCGTTCGTCGCCGGTGCACTGGTGCTGGAGACGTGCCTCGGATTCATCTTGGCCGCGCTCGTGACCGGCGTCCGCTCCGAACGGATGCAGACGTTCTACCGGGTAACATTCATTCTCCCGATGGCTGTTGCCCCTGTGTCGCTGGCGACCATCTTCCGTATCATGCTCAATACGGAGGTCGGCGTCATTCCGTACCTCATACAGACGTATACGCCGTTCGTAGCACCGAACTTTCTGAGCGATATTCCGTTGTTGACGGTCATCACAATCGATACATGGAACTGGACACCGTTCATGTTCATCATCTTCTATGCTGGCCTCTCATCGATCCCCGACACCTTGGTCGAGGCATCTCAGGTTGATGGTGCGCCGCTCTGGCGACGATACGTACACGTCATCATCCCGTATATGAAGCCAGTGTTGTTCGTCGCAATTCTCATTCGACTCATCGATCTACTCCGTACGTTCGGGCTCGTGTTCAGCCTCACCCGTGGCGGTCCCGGCTCAGCGACGAAGCTAGTAAGCATCAACATTTTCGAGACTGGCTTCAAATTCGTCGATCTCGGTGTTGCGAGTGCTATCGCTATCGTTTACCTCATCTGTATTGTCGCGCTCTGTAACGTGCTTATCGCGGTGATCGGCTTTGAGGGGGTGTGGGACTGA
- a CDS encoding extracellular solute-binding protein, protein MSNGSKRRTFLKAAGVGLLGGLAGCTRGAEQKTPADSETSSSGESKTVSIPLKEYAKANIKWTKYDGDSINIGAVKHPWVDAIKPAVPVFEELTGINVKWNILPEQEFRTKRLTDVSTGAGKFDVIFMDQVVNQFRQSGWIQPLDPYFDSGELFDESWYQPNDLLGVCREAAHGAGRADMWTGMPITVEVLTTFYRKDLYKKHDLSIPKTFADLRANAKIIHENENGVVGGVARGQKGYGMNIYIQNAWIRAFGKKLWNTYPSDSALDSEPAIAAGKSYINLLQNYGPAGAASQTWSDALSTMQSGKAGHIFADANLFWDGLTDPEASSVSDSIGITKMPVPDTSGGRFAPNAFTWQISTSKNAKNSEAGFLFMLWATSTPTMNWMHVKNGAPFPVRESTWLNKDFKKQVRAKYAEVSLHSLKNAIGDPFDPKYPEWGQKYSEKLQTAIAGNQSVEKAFRSAAKQAEQIATTG, encoded by the coding sequence ATGAGCAACGGTAGCAAGAGACGTACATTCCTGAAAGCTGCAGGTGTCGGATTACTGGGTGGACTTGCGGGGTGCACCCGCGGAGCGGAGCAGAAAACACCAGCGGATTCCGAAACAAGTAGTTCGGGCGAAAGCAAAACAGTCTCAATTCCTCTCAAAGAATATGCAAAAGCTAACATCAAGTGGACGAAGTACGATGGTGATTCAATCAATATTGGAGCGGTCAAACATCCGTGGGTGGATGCGATCAAGCCAGCTGTTCCGGTGTTCGAGGAATTAACCGGTATCAATGTCAAGTGGAACATTCTTCCGGAACAGGAGTTTCGAACGAAGCGACTCACTGATGTGTCGACGGGTGCTGGCAAGTTCGACGTGATCTTTATGGATCAAGTGGTCAACCAATTCCGGCAATCTGGATGGATCCAGCCACTCGATCCATACTTCGATAGCGGAGAGCTCTTCGATGAGAGCTGGTATCAACCGAATGATCTACTCGGCGTCTGTCGAGAGGCAGCTCACGGGGCTGGCCGCGCCGACATGTGGACCGGAATGCCAATCACTGTCGAAGTGTTGACGACGTTCTATCGCAAGGACCTCTATAAGAAACACGACCTCTCGATCCCGAAGACATTCGCAGATCTCAGAGCAAACGCCAAGATCATCCACGAGAACGAAAACGGCGTCGTCGGTGGTGTCGCTCGCGGTCAGAAAGGCTATGGTATGAATATTTACATCCAGAACGCGTGGATTCGTGCGTTTGGCAAGAAGCTGTGGAATACCTATCCTTCTGACTCTGCACTCGACTCCGAGCCAGCCATCGCAGCGGGGAAATCCTACATCAACCTCCTCCAGAACTACGGTCCAGCGGGAGCAGCCAGCCAGACGTGGTCCGATGCCCTCTCGACGATGCAGTCCGGAAAGGCAGGACACATCTTCGCAGACGCTAATCTGTTTTGGGACGGACTCACTGATCCCGAAGCGTCCTCTGTCTCAGATTCGATCGGGATTACGAAGATGCCCGTCCCAGACACGAGTGGTGGTCGGTTCGCACCGAACGCCTTCACGTGGCAGATCTCTACCTCGAAGAATGCAAAGAACTCCGAGGCAGGATTCTTGTTCATGCTGTGGGCAACCTCGACTCCCACAATGAACTGGATGCACGTCAAAAACGGTGCTCCCTTCCCAGTTCGTGAATCAACGTGGCTAAACAAAGACTTCAAAAAACAGGTGAGAGCGAAGTACGCTGAGGTATCGTTGCACTCACTCAAAAACGCCATCGGAGACCCGTTCGATCCGAAATATCCTGAGTGGGGTCAGAAATACTCCGAGAAATTACAGACCGCTATTGCCGGTAATCAGTCCGTCGAGAAAGCATTCCGCTCGGCAGCGAAACAGGCTGAACAGATTGCGACGACAGGATGA
- a CDS encoding SDR family NAD(P)-dependent oxidoreductase — translation MQCDLTGQTALISGSGRGMGKASAKKLAQNGAHVVVNDVDAAVAKETATEIQNQGGESIGIGADVSDEVDVKTMIETVTETFGTVDILVNNAGVGDAGPFLDEENDDTFDLNLDIHLRGSVNCTRAVVDGMVEQGYGKIINITSIHTKNGVGMSPAYDVGKYSLLGLTKSLALELGRDGVRVNAVAPGWVNTRMTEGFSEAVRQQILDNNPLDRLAEPEDIAEAVTFLAAPASDYINGHELRVDGGQVPIDSWRLDNR, via the coding sequence ATGCAATGTGATCTTACAGGTCAGACTGCGCTCATCAGCGGATCCGGTCGAGGAATGGGGAAAGCATCCGCAAAGAAACTCGCGCAAAACGGGGCACACGTCGTGGTTAACGACGTTGACGCTGCTGTTGCCAAGGAGACAGCCACGGAGATTCAGAACCAAGGGGGCGAATCCATCGGTATCGGAGCTGATGTTAGCGACGAAGTGGACGTCAAAACAATGATCGAAACAGTGACCGAAACGTTTGGCACGGTCGATATTCTTGTGAACAACGCAGGTGTTGGTGACGCTGGGCCGTTTCTCGATGAAGAGAACGATGACACGTTCGACTTGAATCTCGATATCCACCTTCGAGGAAGCGTGAACTGCACCAGAGCGGTTGTCGATGGAATGGTCGAGCAAGGGTACGGGAAAATCATCAATATCACCTCGATACACACGAAAAACGGTGTTGGGATGTCACCAGCGTACGACGTTGGAAAGTACAGTCTGCTCGGCCTGACGAAGAGTCTTGCACTCGAACTCGGACGAGACGGCGTCCGCGTAAACGCCGTCGCACCCGGGTGGGTGAACACTCGAATGACAGAGGGGTTCAGCGAGGCTGTCCGACAGCAAATCCTCGACAACAACCCGCTTGACCGGCTCGCCGAGCCGGAGGACATCGCAGAGGCCGTCACATTCCTTGCCGCACCGGCCAGTGACTACATCAACGGCCACGAACTCCGAGTCGACGGTGGGCAGGTACCAATCGACAGCTGGCGGCTAGATAACCGATAG
- a CDS encoding zinc-dependent alcohol dehydrogenase family protein, translating into MKAAVLTDHCTLSVEERERPTPSDDEVLVQVKACGVCMTDYHMYHGTFPVSYPLIPGHESAGEIVAVGDAVSDVTVGDRVAINPSIPCNQCGQCINGKENLCENFTSIGGAADRIIDGAFAEYVSVPAGYIEPIGELAFEKAAFAEPLACCLHAIDQVGLNSGDTVVIIGAGPIGLLLVQSFRTNGAGTIIVSEPVDERRYLARDVGADFVVDPGETDLTETIDVLVERVDIAVEAVGLPETIETAQSLPSAGGTTLIFGVPPQDTTVEINPFDIYYDELELVGTFSLTPNSFVRAVTLLQRERIDPAALITDEYALEGLQDAFDQMEDKAGLKKVIYPSDSD; encoded by the coding sequence ATGAAAGCAGCTGTACTGACAGACCACTGTACGCTTTCTGTAGAGGAGCGCGAGCGGCCGACCCCCAGCGACGACGAAGTGCTTGTACAAGTGAAGGCGTGCGGTGTCTGCATGACCGACTATCACATGTATCACGGGACGTTTCCCGTCAGTTATCCACTGATACCAGGCCACGAGAGTGCCGGCGAGATCGTCGCCGTCGGAGATGCTGTTTCCGACGTCACTGTCGGTGATCGTGTAGCCATCAATCCGTCTATTCCGTGTAATCAGTGTGGTCAGTGTATCAACGGGAAGGAAAATCTCTGTGAGAACTTCACCTCGATCGGTGGTGCTGCCGATCGGATCATCGACGGTGCCTTCGCTGAGTACGTGAGTGTACCAGCGGGATATATCGAACCAATCGGAGAACTCGCATTTGAAAAGGCCGCGTTCGCTGAGCCGCTCGCCTGCTGTCTTCACGCAATTGATCAGGTAGGGCTCAACTCCGGCGACACTGTCGTCATCATCGGTGCTGGACCGATCGGACTGCTCCTCGTTCAGTCGTTCCGAACCAACGGTGCAGGCACGATCATTGTTTCCGAACCGGTCGACGAGCGACGCTATCTCGCACGCGATGTGGGTGCAGACTTCGTCGTCGATCCCGGAGAGACCGATCTCACAGAAACCATCGATGTTCTCGTTGAGCGTGTCGACATCGCTGTCGAGGCAGTTGGCCTTCCGGAAACAATCGAGACAGCACAGTCACTCCCTTCAGCAGGTGGTACCACGCTTATTTTCGGTGTTCCTCCGCAGGACACTACTGTCGAAATCAATCCCTTCGACATCTACTACGATGAACTCGAACTTGTTGGGACGTTCTCACTGACTCCGAACTCATTCGTTCGCGCAGTGACGCTACTCCAGCGGGAACGAATCGATCCTGCCGCGCTTATTACTGATGAGTACGCGCTTGAGGGACTACAAGATGCGTTCGACCAGATGGAGGACAAAGCCGGGCTGAAAAAAGTCATCTATCCAAGCGATAGCGACTGA
- a CDS encoding SDR family NAD(P)-dependent oxidoreductase yields the protein MSVLDQFSLDGETAVVTGGARGLGEEMAIALTEAGANVAIADVTIDAAESTATVLEKTGSTTTAVEVDVTDETQVQAMVETVVDRLGPIEILINNAGIAANARAEEMEYETWQRIIDVNLSGVFLCAKHVGRQMLNRGTGRIINIASMSAYDVNVPQPQVGYNASKAGVLMVTKSMAVEWADRGVRVNAIAPGYMRTDLVEDVLEADPEMEQMWLENTPMGRLGRPEDLAGLVVYLASTASSYMTGEIVRIDGGYTAR from the coding sequence ATGAGCGTGCTAGATCAGTTTTCACTTGATGGAGAGACTGCCGTTGTCACGGGTGGGGCCCGTGGTCTCGGTGAGGAGATGGCAATCGCACTCACAGAGGCCGGAGCAAACGTAGCCATCGCAGACGTAACCATCGATGCCGCCGAATCAACAGCGACGGTCCTCGAAAAGACGGGTTCAACCACAACGGCAGTTGAGGTGGATGTGACCGACGAAACACAAGTGCAGGCGATGGTCGAGACGGTTGTCGACCGACTCGGACCGATCGAGATACTCATTAACAATGCAGGGATCGCCGCGAACGCGAGAGCCGAAGAGATGGAGTACGAAACGTGGCAGCGCATCATCGACGTGAATCTCTCCGGCGTGTTTCTCTGTGCAAAGCACGTCGGTCGACAGATGCTCAATCGAGGGACTGGACGGATCATCAACATCGCCTCCATGTCAGCCTACGACGTCAACGTCCCACAGCCACAGGTCGGCTACAACGCCTCGAAGGCCGGCGTGCTGATGGTGACGAAATCGATGGCCGTCGAGTGGGCAGACCGCGGCGTCCGGGTGAATGCGATTGCTCCAGGATACATGCGCACTGACCTCGTCGAAGACGTGCTCGAAGCGGATCCAGAGATGGAGCAAATGTGGCTCGAAAACACACCGATGGGACGGTTGGGGCGTCCAGAAGATCTCGCGGGGCTTGTCGTCTATCTCGCGTCTACTGCATCGTCGTATATGACCGGTGAGATCGTTCGCATCGATGGAGGATACACAGCGCGCTGA
- a CDS encoding IclR family transcriptional regulator — protein sequence MAPDDHYPVKATKTSFELLEVLTVDGPLGVTALASKTDVSKGTVYNHLSTLRMLGYVKKTGDTYDVTFRTLAMGERMRERTTLYKTARPYLNNLTKTAGEYTGLYIEEEGRGIRISHAVESDHWSPPMVDGERIELHATAAGKAILSLMPDDRIDTIIERRGLEAFTEETITTREALYQQLRKIRDDGVAFSRSERFNTINAVAAPIRGNETVQYGAISVAGSAEVLKGRHFAEDVTGQVLSTAKRIEIEVQSS from the coding sequence ATGGCCCCGGACGACCACTACCCGGTCAAAGCGACGAAGACATCATTCGAACTTTTAGAGGTGCTCACTGTCGACGGTCCACTCGGTGTGACTGCACTCGCATCGAAAACCGACGTTTCGAAGGGAACAGTGTACAACCATCTGTCAACGCTACGTATGCTTGGATATGTGAAAAAAACCGGCGACACGTACGATGTTACATTTCGGACGCTTGCGATGGGTGAGCGCATGCGAGAGAGGACAACGCTATACAAGACTGCCAGACCCTATCTCAATAACCTCACAAAGACAGCTGGAGAATACACCGGACTTTACATTGAAGAGGAAGGTCGTGGGATCCGTATCTCCCACGCTGTTGAGTCCGATCACTGGTCGCCGCCGATGGTTGATGGAGAGCGAATTGAACTACACGCTACTGCTGCTGGAAAGGCTATCCTCTCTTTGATGCCGGATGACCGTATTGATACTATTATTGAGCGACGGGGACTTGAGGCGTTTACTGAAGAGACGATCACAACCCGAGAAGCGCTATATCAACAGCTTCGGAAGATCCGGGATGATGGTGTTGCATTTAGCAGATCTGAACGTTTTAACACCATCAATGCAGTAGCTGCCCCGATTCGGGGTAACGAAACAGTACAGTATGGCGCTATCAGTGTCGCTGGATCGGCCGAGGTGTTGAAAGGACGGCACTTTGCGGAGGACGTGACTGGTCAGGTGCTGAGTACAGCCAAACGGATAGAGATTGAAGTCCAATCATCATAG
- a CDS encoding enolase C-terminal domain-like protein: MQVNEMEIIPVAHREPPLRNSWGAHSEVAARTIVRLTTADGEVGIGETYGDEQVIAGLESARSHVEGMNPYEYRRLRYNVGDDMVYGAIETALLDLIGRIVGEPVYNLLGGKMRESVDFSAYLFYKYADSDFESAAIAPQEVMSPEAMVEEAREFVDSHGFETLKLKGGVLEPDQEIATLQQLAEEFGRDTPMRIDPNGAWTVGTATRIARELRERDLRIEFLEDPVVSMNAHARLKRNIDYPIATNMYVTEFDHIAPAVTTEAVDIILSDHHYWGGLTGNLRLDHTARTFDLGVGMHSNSHLGVSMAAMAHIGAAMPTVRYACDSHYPWMAEDVIKSPIEFEDGAIAPSDEPGLGVELDEDALQQMHKRYQEEDVLAYSSVDSMAAEYADAMADRTDWLPNKPIW, from the coding sequence ATGCAAGTCAACGAGATGGAGATCATCCCGGTTGCTCACAGAGAACCACCGCTTCGGAACTCTTGGGGAGCCCACAGTGAGGTTGCCGCCCGCACTATCGTTCGACTAACCACTGCAGACGGCGAAGTAGGGATTGGTGAGACCTACGGGGACGAGCAGGTAATTGCCGGTCTCGAAAGCGCCAGAAGTCACGTCGAAGGAATGAATCCCTACGAGTATCGCCGTCTCCGGTACAACGTCGGAGATGACATGGTGTACGGAGCCATCGAAACAGCATTGCTCGACCTCATTGGACGAATCGTTGGTGAACCCGTCTATAATCTCCTTGGCGGAAAGATGCGCGAATCAGTCGATTTCTCGGCGTATCTCTTCTACAAATATGCCGATTCGGACTTTGAATCGGCCGCGATCGCTCCCCAAGAGGTTATGTCTCCCGAGGCGATGGTTGAGGAGGCGCGTGAATTCGTCGACAGCCATGGGTTTGAAACACTGAAACTAAAAGGCGGCGTCCTCGAACCAGACCAAGAAATAGCGACCCTGCAACAGCTCGCCGAAGAGTTCGGTCGAGACACGCCGATGCGAATCGATCCAAACGGTGCGTGGACAGTGGGGACGGCGACGCGAATCGCCCGCGAGCTGCGCGAACGCGACCTCCGAATCGAGTTCCTCGAAGATCCGGTTGTCTCGATGAACGCCCACGCTCGGCTCAAGCGGAATATCGATTACCCGATCGCTACAAACATGTACGTCACCGAGTTCGATCATATCGCTCCGGCCGTTACCACAGAAGCAGTCGATATCATCCTGAGTGACCACCACTATTGGGGTGGACTCACTGGTAATCTCCGACTCGATCACACGGCTCGGACGTTCGACCTCGGGGTTGGGATGCATTCAAACTCTCATCTCGGTGTGTCGATGGCGGCAATGGCCCACATCGGGGCAGCAATGCCCACCGTCCGCTACGCCTGTGACTCTCACTATCCGTGGATGGCTGAGGACGTCATCAAATCCCCCATCGAGTTCGAAGACGGGGCGATTGCTCCATCCGACGAGCCAGGACTCGGCGTTGAACTAGACGAAGACGCGCTCCAGCAGATGCACAAACGGTATCAAGAAGAAGACGTGCTCGCGTACTCCAGCGTCGACTCGATGGCTGCCGAGTACGCCGACGCGATGGCCGATCGCACCGACTGGCTGCCAAACAAACCGATCTGGTGA
- a CDS encoding mandelate racemase/muconate lactonizing enzyme family protein — MEITNVEAYAVSVPLVVIDDGGIAPYVTNHGRVEEMERMIIRIDTDEGVTGWGEMRVFLSPAATKAVLEDGIAQWVVGRSPFELETFRRQIFIEYTNVDMFFAAIETACWDIVGKVLERPVYELLGGWTAPVPTERTNTPTRKSERTVDIAYCLGILSPEASREHAARAYDEGYSVLKTKAGRDWREDVRRIEAMHDEVDGRLDFRLDPNQGWSLDEAVRVAASLEDAGIYLQYMEQPIRVDSHTALARLRERTRQPIGPNEDTYIPRNLRKLIERGALDVAVVDMTPAGGITALRQLAGIAEDAGVPLVHHCAFDLGIRTAAILHAVTGIPGFTLPPDSVYYAWEEDILTDPLSVENGAIAVPDGHGLGIDVDKDKIEKYRIL, encoded by the coding sequence ATGGAAATCACGAACGTCGAAGCATACGCCGTCAGCGTCCCCCTCGTTGTTATCGATGATGGGGGCATTGCGCCGTACGTCACGAACCACGGTCGAGTAGAAGAGATGGAACGGATGATTATCCGAATCGATACCGACGAGGGGGTTACCGGCTGGGGTGAGATGCGCGTCTTTCTCTCGCCAGCGGCCACCAAAGCGGTCCTCGAAGACGGAATTGCCCAGTGGGTCGTCGGTCGGTCACCGTTCGAACTCGAAACGTTTCGTCGCCAGATCTTCATCGAATACACCAATGTGGATATGTTCTTTGCAGCCATCGAAACTGCCTGCTGGGATATCGTCGGCAAGGTGCTCGAGCGGCCGGTGTACGAGCTGCTAGGCGGATGGACCGCTCCTGTGCCAACAGAGCGAACGAACACGCCCACCCGCAAGAGTGAGCGGACGGTCGATATCGCGTACTGTCTCGGCATCCTCTCACCAGAAGCATCTCGCGAACACGCGGCTCGTGCGTATGATGAGGGATATTCTGTGTTAAAGACGAAGGCCGGTCGAGACTGGCGCGAAGATGTCCGTCGCATCGAAGCGATGCACGACGAAGTCGATGGCCGACTCGACTTCAGATTAGACCCGAATCAGGGATGGTCGTTGGACGAGGCAGTCCGTGTCGCGGCTTCGCTTGAGGATGCAGGTATCTATCTCCAGTATATGGAACAGCCCATCCGAGTCGATTCTCACACCGCGTTGGCTCGACTTCGGGAACGAACGCGCCAACCGATCGGCCCGAACGAAGACACCTACATCCCTCGGAATCTCCGAAAGCTTATCGAACGAGGCGCACTCGACGTCGCTGTCGTCGATATGACGCCTGCGGGCGGTATCACGGCGCTTCGTCAGCTCGCTGGCATCGCTGAGGACGCGGGAGTGCCGCTGGTTCACCACTGTGCGTTTGACCTCGGGATCCGAACCGCAGCCATTCTCCACGCTGTCACCGGCATTCCTGGATTCACGCTGCCCCCTGATTCGGTTTACTACGCGTGGGAAGAGGACATCTTGACCGATCCCCTGTCTGTCGAGAACGGTGCTATTGCGGTGCCAGACGGTCACGGACTGGGGATCGACGTCGACAAAGACAAAATCGAGAAGTATCGAATTCTGTAA